The Toxorhynchites rutilus septentrionalis strain SRP chromosome 3, ASM2978413v1, whole genome shotgun sequence genome includes a region encoding these proteins:
- the LOC129776913 gene encoding uncharacterized protein LOC129776913 yields MFIGNIIGVWTILACRWAQALVTVNFDGEFKTCDNGMELPGLDYSRFDVLLLDDENVTINGKLSTTRDYNNPLSVNVYTKRLVSGNWVPSMNRFIPNFCEVLKAPNEMWTPFMAAFEQQSCPFLAGHTENFDHTNIGNMVNSMKIPPSLQGQWKLFIEFGTIRKLAHEKECAMADFLVVEV; encoded by the exons ATGTTCATTGGCAATATAATTGGAGTTTGGACAATCCTTGCCTGCCGATGGGCGCAG GCCTTAGTAACTGTCAACTTCGACGGGGAGTTTAAAACCTGCGACAATGGGATGGAGCTGCCAGGTTTGGATTATTCTCGTTTCGATGTGCTTCTTTTGGACGATGAGAACGTCACTATCAACGGTAAGCTGTCAACGACCAGGGATTACAACAACCCCTTGAGT GTAAACGTGTATACCAAGCGGTTGGTCAGTGGCAACTGGGTCCCATCGATGAACCGTTTCATACCTAATTTTTGCGAGGTGCTCAAAGCACCGAATGAAATGTGGACGCCATTTATGGCTGCCTTCGAACAGCAGAGCTGTCCTTTCCTGGCAGGG CACACGGAGAACTTTGACCACACGAACATAGGGAACATGGTGAATAGCATGAAAATTCCACCGTCACTTCAAGGCCAGTGGAAACTTTTCATAGAGTTTGGAACAATTCGGAAATTAGCCCACGAGAAAGAATGCGCAATGGCGGATTTTCTGGTGGTGGAAGTATGA